One region of Gossypium raimondii isolate GPD5lz chromosome 6, ASM2569854v1, whole genome shotgun sequence genomic DNA includes:
- the LOC105774810 gene encoding plastidic ATP/ADP-transporter: MEAVLQTRGLLSLPPKPTKASSLLNPSQGLTHRLFASKPLGFNGLCLFYRRVPSVVAKPNGVPFICKAKAASAADGKQPFFNENEKPKFMGIEILTLKKIIPLGLMFFCILFNYTILRDTKDVLVVTAKGSSAEIIPFLKTWVNLPMAIGFMLLYTKLANVLSKKALFYTVIVPFIAFFGAFGFLLYPLSNYIHPQALSDKLLAVLGPRFLGPLAIMRIWSFCLFYVMAELWGSVVISVLFWGFANQITTVEEAKRFYPLFGLGANVALIFSGRTVKYFSNLRKNLGTRVDGWAISLKGMMSIVVLMGFTICFLYWWVNKFVPLPTRSWKKKEKPKMGTMESLKFLVSSRYIRDLATLVVAYGISINLVEVTWKSKLKAQFPSPNEYSSFMGDFSTATGIATFTMMLLSQFIFDKYGWGVAAKITPTVLLLTGVGFFSLILFGDPLGPALAEFGMTPLLAAVYVGAMQNIFSKSAKYSLFDPCKEMAYIPLDEDTKVKGKAAIDVVCNPLGKSGGALIQQFMILTFGSLANSTPYLGGILLMIVFTWLSAAKSLDTQFTALRREEEFEKEMERDAVKIPVVSEPRNDSVANSSLLNAASDDSTGSSSETSTPRNI, translated from the exons ATGGAAGCTGTTTTACAAACCAGAGGGCTTCTTTCATTACCTCCCAAACCAACCAAAGCTAGTAGTCTTTTGAATCCATCACAAGGCTTAACCCATAGGCTTTTTGCTTCTAAACCTTTAGGCTTTAATGGGTTATGTTTGTTTTATAGAAGAGTTCCAAGTGTTGTAGCAAAACCAAATGGTGTACCCTTCATTTGCAAGGCTAAGGCTGCTTCTGCAGCTGATGGGAAGCAGccattttttaatgaaaatgagaaGCCAAAATTCATGGGAATTGAGATTCTGACACTTAAGAAGATTATACCACTTGGGTTAATGTTCTTTTGTATACTTTTCAATTATACAATCCTTAGGGATACAAAGGATGTCTTGGTTGTAACAGCTAAAGGAAGCAGTGCAGAGATAATACCATTTTTAAAGACATGGGTTAATTTGCCAATGGCTATCGGGTTCATGTTGTTATATACAAAGTTGGCTAACGTGTTGTCTAAGAAGGCTCTTTTCTACACTGTTATTGTTCCTTTTATAGCCTTTTTTGGTGCATTTGGGTTCCTGTTGTATCCTCTCAGCAATTATATCCACCCTCAAGCCCTTTCTGATAAGCTTCTAGCAGTTCTTGGACCAAGGTTTCTTGGTCCTCTTGCAATTATGAGGATTTGGAGTTTCTGTTTGTTCTATGTCATGGCTGAACTTTGGGGCAGTGTTGTCATTTCAGTTCTGTTCTGGGGGTTTGCCAATCAG ATAACTACTGTTGAGGAAGCAAAAAGATTCTATCCGCTATTCGGACTAGGAGCTAATGTTGCCCTCATTTTCTCCGGTCGAACTGTTAAGTACTTCTCTAATTTGAGGAAAAATCTAGGTACCAGAGTCGACGGTTGGGCCATCTCCTTAAAGGGAATGATGAGCATTGTTGTACTGATGGGATTCACTATCTGTTTCCTTTACTGGTGGGTGAATAAGTTTGTTCCTCTTCCCACACGTAGCTGGAAGAAGAAG GAAAAGCCTAAAATGGGAACAATGGAGAGCTTGAAATTCTTGGTATCATCAAGGTACATTAGGGATCTTGCTACTTTGGTGGTTGCATATGGTATTAGCATCAACCTTGTCGAAGTTACCTGGAAATCGAAGCTCAAAGCACAG TTTCCAAGTCCAAATGAATACTCCTCCTTCATGGGTGATTTCTCGACTGCAACTGGGATAGCTACATTCACTATGATGCTACTAAGTCAATTTATATTCGACAAATACGGATGGGGAGTTGCGGCAAAAATTACACCTACTGTCCTGCTTCTGACTGGAGTCGGTTTCTTTTCCTTGATATTATTTGGTGATCCACTTGGACCAGCCCTTGCAGAGTTCGGCATGACCCCTCTTCTTGCAGCTGTATATGTTGGTGCCATGCAAAATATTTTCAGCAAGAGTGCTAAGTACAGTTTGTTTGATCCATGCAAAGAAATGGCCTATATTCCTTTAGATGAAGACACCAAG GTGAAAGGGAAGGCTGCCATTGATGTTGTTTGCAATCCATTAGGGAAATCAGGGGGTGCTCTGATTCAACAGTTTATGATCTTGACCTTTGGATCACTTGCAAATTCAACCCCATACCTTGGTGGTATACTTTTGATGATTGTTTTTACATGGCTATCAGCAGCCAAGTCTTTGGACACACAATTCACCGCATTGCGTAGGGAAGAAGAGTTCGAAAAGGAGATGGAAAGAGATGCTGTTAAGATCCCCGTCGTGTCTGAACCTAGAAATGACTCTGTTGCAAATAGTTCATTACTAAACGCTGCATCAGATGACTCAACAGGAAGTTCATCAGAAACATCAACTCCGAGAAATATTTAG
- the LOC105774563 gene encoding gibberellin 3-beta-dioxygenase 1 yields the protein MPSRLSDAIIRLHPDFTSLQELPESYAWNQRDDIDYPSFDSSAESVPIIDLNDPNALQNIGHACRTWGVFQVINHGVSTTLLDMVESTSRTLFSLPVNQKLKAARSPDGVSGYGFARISSFFSKLMWSEGFTIVGSPDEHFRQLWPHDYTNHCDVIKEYKQEMKKLAGRLMCLMLGSLGITAKQDIKWAGPKSEFKEASAALQLNYYPACPDPDRAMGLAAHTDSTLLTILYQNSTSGLQVLKEGVGWIKVSPVPDGLVINVGDLMHILSNGSYPSVLHRAMVNRTRHRLSIAYLYGPPSSVKISPHPKLVGPTHPPLYRPITWNEYLDTKAKYFNKALSWVRVCVPLNGLVDVNEHNNSVKVG from the exons ATGCCTTCGAGACTCTCCGATGCCATTATTAGACTTCATCCTGATTTCACTTCCCTTCAAGAACTACCCGAGTCCTACGCATGGAACCAACGTGACGATATTGACTACCCTTCCTTCGACTCCTCAGCCGAATCCGTGCCGATAATCGATCTTAATGACCCTAATGCTCTCCAAAATATTGGCCATGCATGTAGAACTTGGGGTGTTTTCCAAGTCATCAACCATGGTGTCTCCACTACTCTACTTGACATGGTTGAATCCACCAGCCGAACCCTTTTTTCTTTACCAGTTAACCAAAAACTGAAAGCTGCTCGATCACCTGATGGTGTCTCTGGTTATGGTTTTGCAaggatttcttcttttttctctaagCTTATGTGGTCTGAAGGTTTCACTATTGTTGGTTCACCCGATGAACATTTTCGTCAACTTTGGCCCCATGATTACACCAATCACTG TGATGTGATTAAAGAATACAAGCAAGAAATGAAGAAGCTAGCAGGGAGATTGATGTGTTTGATGTTGGGTTCATTAGGGATAACAGCCAAACAAGATATCAAATGGGCTGGCCCGAAAAGTGAGTTCAAAGAAGCTTCAGCTGCTTTACAATTGAATTATTACCCAGCTTGTCCCGACCCAGACCGAGCTATGGGCCTCGCCGCGCATACCGACTCCACCCTCCTTACCATCCTTTACCAAAACAGCACTAGTGGGTTACAAGTACTAAAAGAAGGAGTAGGGTGGATCAAAGTCTCTCCGGTACCGGACGGGCTTGTGATAAATGTAGGTGACCTCATGCATATTTTATCCAATGGCTCCTACCCCAGTGTCCTTCATCGTGCCATGGTGAACCGGACCCGTCACCGGTTATCGATAGCCTATTTATATGGACCACCATCAAGTGTCAAAATATCACCCCATCCTAAACTAGTAGGCCCGACTCACCCACCCCTTTACCGACCAATTACTTGGAATGAATACCTAGACACCAAAGCAAAGTATTTCAACAAAGCACTCTCATGGGTTCGTGTTTGTGTCCCTCtaaatggattggttgatgTAAATGAACACAATAATAGCGTAAAAGTTGGCTAA